A region of Elusimicrobiota bacterium DNA encodes the following proteins:
- a CDS encoding HupE/UreJ family protein, translating to MNRAFLTLTLFLTLAATVRAHEVRPAYLELRQNGPETYDVLWKVPGQGDLRLGLSVELPMACADVTPPQGSMAYNASTERWTVRCPGGLGRGVIRIAGLRATATDVLVRLERLDGTTQVTRLTPSAPSFRIAAPETALGVARTYTALGIEHILTGVDHLLFVLALILITRSGWSLARTVTAFTVSHSLTLTLATLGYVHIPQQPVEAVIALSIVFVAAEILRGRQGLGGLTAKAPWLVALMFGLMHGLGFASGLKDAGLPDGHIPTALLFFSLGVEMGHFLFIGFVLSFRALLRLAASRLSPSDQKRLAPLEFLPSYAIGSVAMFWVIQRVTAF from the coding sequence ATGAATCGCGCGTTTTTGACCTTGACTCTGTTCCTCACGCTCGCCGCCACTGTGCGCGCGCACGAGGTGCGCCCCGCCTATCTTGAACTGCGCCAGAACGGGCCAGAAACCTACGACGTGCTGTGGAAAGTCCCCGGCCAGGGCGACTTGCGGCTGGGGCTCTCTGTGGAACTTCCCATGGCTTGCGCCGATGTCACTCCACCTCAGGGATCGATGGCCTACAACGCCTCCACCGAACGCTGGACCGTCCGGTGCCCCGGCGGCCTTGGCCGTGGCGTGATTCGTATCGCGGGCTTAAGGGCCACTGCGACCGACGTGCTTGTGCGATTGGAACGTCTTGACGGCACAACGCAGGTGACGCGACTCACCCCCTCCGCCCCCTCGTTCAGGATCGCGGCCCCGGAGACCGCTTTGGGCGTCGCACGCACCTACACCGCGCTCGGCATCGAACACATCTTGACGGGCGTTGACCATCTCCTGTTCGTGCTCGCGCTGATCCTTATCACCCGCAGCGGTTGGTCGCTGGCTCGGACCGTGACCGCGTTTACCGTTTCCCATAGCCTCACGCTCACTCTGGCAACGCTCGGGTATGTCCACATCCCACAACAACCCGTGGAGGCCGTCATCGCGCTGAGCATCGTTTTCGTGGCGGCGGAGATTTTGCGCGGCCGCCAAGGGCTCGGGGGCCTCACGGCCAAGGCGCCGTGGCTCGTGGCCCTGATGTTTGGACTTATGCACGGGCTGGGGTTTGCCAGCGGACTCAAAGACGCCGGTTTACCAGACGGACACATTCCCACGGCCCTTTTGTTTTTTAGCCTAGGGGTTGAAATGGGCCATTTCCTTTTCATCGGTTTCGTCCTGTCTTTTCGAGCGCTCCTGCGGCTGGCGGCGTCACGCCTATCGCCCTCTGACCAAAAACGTTTGGCCCCCCTGGAATTTCTGCCATCCTACGCCATCGGGAGCGTGGCCATGTTTTGGGTCATTCAACGCGTCACCGCTTTCTGA